The region TGCAGCAAACATACAGTTAACAAGGAACAAAGAAAGCTGCATAATCGGCCAACGACCGAGCTCTTCACTCCAGGGGGCCCATAGCTAGTGTCGGTGTAAGTACCTCAAGACGCAAGTGTAAATTCCACATACCTCCGAACCGAACGCGTAGGCAACGAGGAAGATCATTTGTCCAACACGAGCGCCCTGCTCCGATACACCTGAGAAACGCTCCTCGTCTTCAAAAATGAATTTCACTGCGTTCGGGTAAACCGAAGTGTTGAAGTTCATGCTGACTTGCACCATAAACACGACACACAAGATCATCCACTTTTTCCACGTAGGAAAACCAAAACCAACAGCCTTGGGTGCCATACGCGAGGTAAGCTCAACTTTTCCGTCTTCACGCCTGGGACGGCGCATCATCTCTTCCTTTTCAATAGGAGGAGGCTTGCCTGCGTAGACAACCTGATAATTACCTTGGTCGTCATCAGCAACAGTCATCTCAGGCGTAGAAGGGCGGTTTTCGTCGTCCTGCTCACCAGGCACGCCAGCGGGAGGCATGTCGATCTTGGACGGCCGAGGAA is a window of Malassezia japonica chromosome 7, complete sequence DNA encoding:
- a CDS encoding uncharacterized protein (EggNog:ENOG503NYEZ; COG:S) — encoded protein: MVDVPGTPEMTATDDGAGNLRVLSESTGPTKQVPRPSKIDMPPAGVPGEQDDENRPSTPEMTVADDDQGNYQVVYAGKPPPIEKEEMMRRPRREDGKVELTSRMAPKAVGFGFPTWKKWMILCVVFMVQVSMNFNTSVYPNAVKFIFEDEERFSGVSEQGARVGQMIFLVAYAF